One Methylobacterium sp. AMS5 genomic region harbors:
- a CDS encoding DUF3597 domain-containing protein, producing the protein MSLLGSIVSKILNPFGSSEAKAGESSAKPSETQAQPSSGGGSAPASTPTSGGTSSGGSVDVEAVLNDLAAKNSQKLNWRSSIVDLMKLLDLDSSLHARQQLADELHYTGDKNDSASMNVWLHKQVIKKLEENGGKVPADLKD; encoded by the coding sequence ATGAGCCTCCTCGGCAGCATCGTCAGCAAGATCCTCAATCCATTCGGCTCGTCGGAGGCGAAGGCCGGCGAGTCGTCCGCCAAGCCCTCCGAGACGCAGGCACAGCCGTCCTCCGGCGGCGGCAGCGCCCCGGCCTCCACGCCCACCAGCGGCGGAACGTCGTCGGGCGGATCCGTCGATGTCGAGGCCGTGCTCAACGACCTCGCCGCGAAGAATTCGCAGAAGCTGAACTGGCGCAGCTCCATCGTCGATCTGATGAAGCTGCTCGACCTCGATTCGAGCCTGCACGCCCGCCAGCAGCTCGCCGACGAGCTGCATTACACCGGCGACAAGAACGACTCGGCCTCGATGAACGTCTGGCTGCACAAGCAGGTCATCAAAAAACTCGAAGAGAACGGCGGCAAGGTCCCGGCCGACCTCAAGGACTGA
- a CDS encoding ABC transporter substrate-binding protein, giving the protein MRNLFKAFALIAGLLALPVPFAVPLAAQTVPVRIGVIPVIGAAPVFVANGEGWLKEAGLAPAFTTFESGPNMIQALASGTIDVYVAGIAPLAVARTKGIDVRVVAATAIEEMVFVAAPKLAPYFATAPSKAEAFKQFKAKEGRPARLATQPPGSVPNTTLQHWLWQVAKADKADVEIVAMGIDATQQALLAGAVDGASIREPALTIVQGRNPKITLIATGGEMFPDQPGTVVAVYGKFADANPKAVEGLVSALVRATDLLKTDPARAAPPVEAALGKGITDVATIQKALSSPAAKFVADPRTIIEATKKMQAYQVSIGTLDKEAPTDGLFDAKPFDAVKKP; this is encoded by the coding sequence ATGCGCAATCTGTTCAAGGCCTTCGCCCTGATCGCGGGGCTTCTCGCCCTTCCCGTGCCCTTCGCGGTGCCACTCGCCGCCCAGACCGTGCCCGTGCGCATCGGCGTCATTCCCGTGATCGGCGCCGCGCCCGTCTTCGTCGCCAACGGCGAGGGCTGGCTCAAGGAAGCCGGGCTGGCGCCGGCCTTCACGACTTTCGAGTCCGGCCCCAACATGATCCAGGCGCTCGCGTCCGGCACCATCGACGTCTACGTCGCCGGCATCGCGCCGCTCGCGGTGGCCCGCACCAAGGGCATCGACGTGCGGGTCGTGGCCGCCACCGCCATCGAGGAGATGGTGTTCGTGGCAGCCCCCAAGCTCGCGCCCTACTTCGCGACCGCCCCGAGCAAGGCCGAGGCCTTCAAGCAGTTCAAGGCCAAGGAGGGCCGCCCCGCCCGGCTCGCCACGCAGCCGCCGGGCTCGGTGCCGAACACCACCCTCCAGCACTGGCTGTGGCAGGTGGCGAAGGCCGACAAGGCCGATGTCGAGATCGTCGCCATGGGCATCGATGCGACCCAGCAGGCGCTGCTGGCCGGCGCCGTCGATGGCGCCTCGATCCGCGAGCCGGCGCTCACCATCGTCCAGGGCCGCAACCCGAAGATCACGTTGATCGCCACCGGCGGGGAGATGTTTCCCGATCAGCCGGGCACCGTGGTTGCCGTCTACGGCAAGTTCGCCGACGCCAATCCGAAGGCAGTGGAGGGCCTCGTCTCGGCGCTGGTCAGGGCGACCGACCTCTTGAAGACCGATCCGGCGCGCGCCGCCCCGCCGGTCGAGGCGGCGCTCGGCAAGGGCATCACGGACGTCGCCACGATCCAGAAGGCGCTTTCGTCGCCTGCCGCGAAATTCGTTGCCGACCCGCGCACGATCATCGAGGCGACGAAGAAGATGCAGGCCTATCAGGTCTCGATCGGCACCCTCGACAAGGAGGCGCCGACCGACGGCCTGTTCGACGCCAAGCCGTTCGACGCGGTCAAGAAGCCCTGA
- a CDS encoding ABC transporter permease, with product MTSFRSAALAVVGLAAFLALWEAAPRLDLINPAFLPPPSSIPAAFAREISNGAWPTAVVESLSHYMVGLGAGALAGVALGLATGMSAWFDSLTAGIVRLLRPIPGLAWVPFAIIWFGVQPSAAVFIIAIGVFWIVFFATQGAVRGVDRDLIEVAQAFGFRGPLARLTKILLPAATPGILVGLRTALGQAWMAVVAAEIFGVPGIGARMMQASSLLSTDIVVVYMLTMAGLYGLFDTGFVALQGWLLRWRA from the coding sequence ATGACCTCGTTCCGCTCGGCCGCCTTGGCGGTCGTCGGGCTTGCCGCCTTCCTCGCCCTTTGGGAGGCCGCACCCCGGCTCGACCTCATCAACCCGGCCTTCCTGCCGCCGCCCTCCTCCATCCCGGCGGCCTTCGCCCGGGAGATCTCCAACGGTGCCTGGCCGACCGCGGTCGTCGAGAGTCTGAGCCACTACATGGTCGGGCTCGGCGCGGGCGCGCTCGCGGGCGTGGCTCTCGGGCTGGCCACGGGCATGTCCGCTTGGTTCGACAGCCTGACCGCGGGGATCGTGCGGCTGCTGCGCCCCATTCCCGGCCTCGCCTGGGTGCCCTTCGCCATCATCTGGTTCGGCGTCCAGCCCTCGGCCGCCGTGTTCATCATTGCCATCGGCGTGTTCTGGATCGTGTTCTTTGCCACGCAAGGCGCCGTGCGTGGCGTCGATCGCGACCTGATCGAGGTGGCCCAGGCCTTCGGCTTCCGCGGGCCTCTCGCGCGCCTCACCAAGATTCTCCTGCCGGCCGCCACGCCGGGCATTCTCGTCGGCCTGCGCACGGCGCTGGGCCAAGCCTGGATGGCGGTGGTCGCCGCCGAGATCTTCGGCGTGCCCGGCATCGGCGCGCGGATGATGCAGGCTTCCTCGCTCCTCTCCACCGACATCGTCGTGGTCTACATGCTCACCATGGCCGGGCTGTACGGCCTGTTCGATACCGGCTTCGTCGCCCTGCAGGGCTGGCTGCTGCGGTGGCGCGCATGA
- a CDS encoding ABC transporter ATP-binding protein — MRGPIIDIRGLSLAYERDGRRTEILSALDLAVPRGQFLVIVGESGVGKSTLLRVLIDLAKPSGGTVHLDTDPQKTRTPMALVFQDARLLPWRRVIDNVAFGLERHGLSKPERRERAAAMLKLVGLSDLAGRWPHQLSGGQRQRIAIARALAVEPEVLLMDEPFSALDSFTREGLQDEIQRIKAQTGKTVLFVTHDIDEAVYLADRVVVLAGSPGRIAADVTLAPPRPRQRRDAALVEAARHLRAELSRRSAEL; from the coding sequence ATGAGGGGCCCCATCATCGACATCCGGGGCTTGAGCCTCGCCTACGAGCGTGACGGGCGGCGCACCGAGATCCTGTCCGCCCTCGATCTCGCGGTGCCGCGGGGGCAGTTCCTCGTCATCGTCGGCGAATCGGGCGTCGGCAAATCGACGCTCCTGCGCGTGCTGATCGATCTGGCCAAACCCAGCGGCGGCACGGTCCATCTCGACACCGATCCACAGAAAACCCGCACGCCGATGGCACTGGTGTTCCAGGACGCGCGGCTGCTGCCCTGGCGGCGGGTGATCGACAACGTCGCCTTCGGCCTGGAGCGGCACGGCCTGTCGAAGCCCGAGCGCCGCGAGCGGGCGGCGGCGATGCTCAAGCTCGTCGGGCTGTCCGACCTCGCCGGCCGCTGGCCGCACCAGCTCTCCGGCGGGCAGCGTCAGCGCATCGCCATCGCCCGCGCCCTCGCGGTCGAGCCCGAGGTGCTGCTGATGGACGAGCCGTTCTCGGCGCTGGACAGCTTCACCCGCGAGGGTCTTCAGGACGAGATCCAGCGCATCAAGGCGCAGACGGGCAAGACGGTGCTGTTCGTCACCCACGACATCGACGAGGCGGTCTATCTCGCCGACCGGGTCGTGGTGCTGGCGGGCAGCCCCGGCCGGATCGCGGCGGATGTCACCCTCGCTCCGCCCCGCCCGCGCCAGCGCCGGGACGCGGCCCTGGTCGAGGCGGCGCGCCACCTGCGGGCGGAACTATCGCGGCGCTCGGCGGAACTGTGA
- a CDS encoding tellurite resistance TerB family protein, translated as MGFFQDALVRLNRVVMSYAGDSVFMQAAVSAAANVIVADGDTDDEEIEAALVSMRANPILQKSYDTLTLEKALFEALARAELRAGRLENSQHVAAIADRPLEQRQHVFLIAADVADKGGITESEHAVLDELARALDVDKAALLG; from the coding sequence ATGGGGTTTTTTCAGGACGCCCTCGTCCGTTTGAACCGGGTGGTGATGTCCTACGCTGGCGATTCCGTTTTCATGCAGGCGGCGGTCTCCGCCGCGGCCAACGTGATCGTTGCCGACGGCGACACCGATGACGAGGAGATCGAGGCGGCCCTCGTCAGTATGCGGGCCAACCCGATCCTTCAGAAATCCTACGACACGCTCACCCTGGAAAAGGCGCTGTTCGAGGCGCTCGCCCGCGCGGAGCTGCGCGCCGGACGCCTGGAGAACAGCCAGCACGTCGCGGCCATCGCCGACCGTCCCCTCGAACAGCGCCAGCACGTCTTCCTGATCGCGGCGGACGTGGCCGACAAGGGCGGCATCACCGAGAGCGAGCACGCGGTGCTCGACGAGCTGGCCCGGGCGCTCGACGTGGACAAGGCGGCGCTGCTCGGCTGA
- a CDS encoding peptide chain release factor 3 — MLMQTDAKSADAKTDPVARRRTFAIISHPDAGKTTLTEKLLLFGGAIQLAGEVKAKRNRVSTRSDWMGIEKERGISVVTSVMTFEYGDCVFNLLDTPGHEDFSEDTYRTLTAVDSAVMVIDAAKGIEARTRKLFEVCRLRDIPIVTFVNKLDREARDPFETLDEIEKTLALDVAPVTWPIGLGRNFAGTYELGGNRVRRLDAADDAGTIPVSGFGDPLFDTLLTENGAADAWREEVELAEGGLKTFDLEAFREGHLTPVFFGSALRNFGVRDLIDGLARFAPPPRGQEADKRAVQPSEPKMTGFVFKIQANMDPNHRDRIAFMRVCSGQLRRGMKAKLVRTGKPMSLSAPQFFFAQDRAIADEAYAGDVVGIPNHGTLRIGDTLTEGEELVFRGVPSFAPEIMRRIKLTDAMKAKKLREALQQMGEEGVVQVFIPQDGSPAIVGVVGALQLDVLKERLQAEYGLPIDYETTRFSVCRWIEAESEVEIDRFVNAHGSAMASDLDGAPVFMATTAFSLRYEEERWEKIRFTDVKDYQKRAA, encoded by the coding sequence ATGCTGATGCAAACAGACGCCAAATCCGCCGATGCGAAGACCGATCCGGTCGCGCGGCGGCGCACCTTCGCCATCATCTCGCACCCGGATGCGGGCAAGACCACGCTGACGGAAAAGCTGCTGCTGTTCGGCGGCGCGATCCAGCTCGCGGGCGAGGTCAAGGCCAAGCGCAACCGCGTCTCCACCCGGTCCGACTGGATGGGCATCGAGAAGGAGCGCGGCATCTCGGTCGTCACCTCGGTGATGACCTTCGAGTACGGCGATTGCGTCTTCAACCTGCTCGACACGCCGGGCCACGAGGACTTCTCGGAGGATACCTACCGCACGCTGACGGCGGTCGATTCCGCCGTGATGGTCATCGACGCCGCCAAGGGCATCGAGGCCCGGACGCGAAAGCTGTTCGAGGTGTGCCGGCTGCGGGACATCCCGATCGTCACCTTCGTGAACAAGCTCGACCGCGAGGCGCGCGACCCGTTCGAGACGCTCGACGAGATCGAGAAGACGCTCGCCCTCGACGTGGCGCCCGTGACCTGGCCGATCGGGCTGGGCCGCAACTTCGCCGGCACCTACGAACTCGGCGGCAACCGCGTGCGCCGGCTCGACGCCGCGGACGATGCCGGCACGATCCCGGTCTCGGGCTTTGGCGACCCGCTCTTCGACACGCTGCTGACGGAGAACGGCGCGGCCGATGCGTGGCGCGAGGAGGTGGAGCTCGCCGAGGGCGGCCTCAAGACCTTCGATCTCGAAGCCTTCCGCGAGGGGCACCTGACCCCGGTCTTCTTCGGCTCGGCCCTGCGCAATTTCGGCGTGCGCGACCTCATCGACGGGCTCGCCCGCTTCGCCCCGCCCCCGCGCGGCCAGGAGGCGGACAAGCGCGCCGTACAGCCGTCCGAGCCGAAGATGACCGGCTTCGTGTTCAAGATCCAGGCGAACATGGATCCGAACCACCGCGACCGCATCGCCTTCATGCGCGTCTGTTCGGGCCAGCTCCGGCGCGGGATGAAGGCCAAGCTGGTGCGCACGGGCAAGCCGATGTCGCTCTCGGCGCCACAATTCTTCTTCGCCCAGGACCGGGCCATCGCCGATGAGGCCTATGCCGGCGATGTCGTCGGCATTCCCAACCACGGGACGCTTCGCATCGGCGACACGCTGACCGAGGGCGAAGAGCTCGTCTTCCGCGGCGTGCCGAGCTTCGCCCCCGAGATCATGCGGCGGATCAAGCTCACCGACGCGATGAAGGCCAAGAAGCTCCGAGAAGCACTCCAGCAGATGGGCGAGGAGGGCGTCGTGCAGGTCTTCATCCCGCAGGATGGCTCACCGGCCATCGTCGGCGTGGTCGGCGCGCTGCAGCTCGACGTGCTGAAGGAGCGGCTGCAGGCGGAGTACGGCCTGCCGATCGACTACGAGACGACGCGGTTCTCCGTCTGCCGCTGGATCGAGGCGGAATCGGAGGTCGAGATCGACCGGTTCGTGAACGCCCACGGCTCGGCCATGGCGAGCGACCTCGACGGCGCGCCGGTCTTCATGGCCACCACCGCCTTCTCGCTCCGCTACGAGGAGGAGCGCTGGGAGAAGATCCGGTTTACGGACGTGAAGGACTATCAAAAGCGGGCGGCGTGA
- a CDS encoding SDR family oxidoreductase, which produces MAMRDRVAVVTGAGSGIGRAVALGLAQAGWRLVLAGRRGEALERVAAELPGPSLCVPTDVSDPRAVEALFAAAGERFGRLDLLFNNAGIFTPAATVDEVAVADWLASVNVNLTGTFLCTRAAFGMMRKQEPRGGRIINNGSIAAYAPRPMSAPYSATKHAITGLTRATALDGRPFDIACGQIDVGNAETEMTQSFGQGARQADGSIRPEPTMEATHVAEAIVYMAGLPLSANVLFMTVMATNMPFVGRG; this is translated from the coding sequence ATGGCGATGAGGGATCGAGTGGCGGTCGTGACTGGGGCAGGCTCCGGTATCGGACGGGCGGTGGCGTTGGGATTGGCGCAGGCCGGGTGGCGGCTGGTGCTCGCCGGGCGGCGGGGCGAGGCGCTGGAGCGGGTCGCGGCAGAACTGCCGGGCCCGTCGTTGTGCGTGCCGACCGACGTGTCCGATCCGCGCGCCGTCGAGGCCCTGTTCGCCGCGGCTGGCGAGCGCTTCGGGCGGCTCGACCTGCTGTTCAACAATGCCGGGATCTTCACCCCGGCCGCGACGGTGGACGAGGTCGCGGTCGCGGACTGGCTCGCCAGCGTCAACGTCAACCTCACGGGCACCTTCCTCTGCACCCGCGCCGCCTTCGGGATGATGCGCAAGCAGGAGCCCAGGGGCGGGCGCATCATCAACAACGGCTCGATCGCTGCCTACGCGCCACGGCCGATGTCGGCGCCCTACAGCGCCACCAAACACGCCATCACCGGCCTTACGCGCGCCACCGCGCTGGACGGGCGCCCGTTCGACATCGCCTGCGGGCAGATCGATGTCGGCAATGCCGAGACCGAGATGACGCAAAGCTTCGGGCAGGGCGCGCGGCAGGCCGACGGTTCGATCCGGCCCGAGCCCACCATGGAGGCGACGCATGTCGCCGAGGCCATCGTCTACATGGCCGGGCTGCCGCTCTCGGCCAACGTGCTGTTCATGACCGTGATGGCGACGAACATGCCCTTCGTCGGGCGGGGGTAG
- a CDS encoding tyrosine-type recombinase/integrase, with protein MPRTHLRRRRQTVFFRRIIPHDLRQRFGQREILRSLGQATPGEARRMAQRLWDGTETLFTLVRFNRSLTRADIARLAEQYLESESFKHDGLIATIGHYPEPEDLPPSESAASEDEIGDSSAHAKGDPKGTLNDPAQWVSLYKIRLKGLKRDRSLNNFISVRDTAKDLAASNEIDLDSYPHANALCRALLDADITITQEKLTYLRDVVLPHHPLHKATRRRSTPAPISEPKTPAPTMLRGARQLFSESWETYGRDRVASGDWKASIERQARSTARLFVEICGDKPLGDYGPADAAEFKRALLALPANYDKSTEWRNIQRRSGIRGLIEHCNGKPGVDRLKPQTFNRHLAALSGIWPWAQANEVVARGLPSIFDGLHVNLRRTRGRHHQARDERPMWDHAELAAVLSAPLFTGIRSRRSWKTVGPYVPRDERYWGILIGCHSGMRRGEIFQLRVRHVVQDAETGIWHFNLREKTLELKAEGSARWVPLHQNLLRLGLIEALVQGRRENDLLLPEGEAGVEEADDLDDGDDAAYGSAFGKWFQRFKSEYGVRKDVVFHSFRHSVTTLLCNAGVQQEFVEELIGHESQARRSEMKRYNKGQTLMMLKEVIDRLVLPIDIERMVDAARGGEPRPAFRPSR; from the coding sequence TTGCCCCGCACCCACCTCCGCCGTCGCCGACAAACGGTCTTTTTTCGCCGTATCATCCCCCATGACCTGCGCCAGCGGTTCGGCCAGCGTGAGATCCTGCGCTCGCTCGGGCAGGCCACGCCGGGCGAGGCCCGACGGATGGCGCAACGCTTGTGGGATGGGACGGAGACCTTGTTCACCCTTGTCCGCTTCAACCGGTCGCTCACGCGTGCCGACATTGCCAGGCTCGCGGAGCAGTACCTCGAATCCGAGTCCTTCAAGCACGACGGCCTGATCGCGACCATCGGGCATTATCCGGAACCCGAGGATCTCCCTCCTTCCGAAAGCGCAGCCTCCGAAGACGAAATCGGCGACAGCAGCGCTCACGCCAAGGGCGATCCGAAGGGGACCCTCAATGACCCAGCCCAATGGGTAAGCCTTTATAAGATCCGATTGAAAGGCCTGAAGCGCGATCGGTCCCTCAACAATTTCATCTCCGTTCGCGACACTGCAAAGGATCTCGCTGCAAGCAATGAGATCGACCTCGACTCATACCCCCACGCAAACGCGCTTTGCCGCGCATTGCTCGACGCCGACATCACGATCACCCAGGAGAAGCTGACCTATCTGCGCGACGTCGTCCTGCCCCACCACCCCCTGCACAAGGCGACTCGCCGTAGGAGCACGCCCGCTCCGATCTCAGAGCCCAAGACGCCAGCCCCCACAATGCTGCGCGGAGCTCGGCAACTGTTCAGCGAGAGTTGGGAGACCTACGGTCGGGATCGCGTCGCAAGCGGCGATTGGAAGGCGTCGATCGAACGCCAAGCCCGATCCACCGCGCGCTTGTTCGTCGAGATCTGTGGGGACAAACCGCTCGGTGACTACGGACCGGCCGATGCCGCGGAGTTCAAACGCGCCCTGCTTGCGCTGCCGGCCAACTACGACAAAAGCACCGAATGGCGTAACATCCAGCGCCGAAGCGGCATTCGCGGCCTGATCGAGCATTGCAACGGCAAGCCCGGCGTTGACCGACTTAAGCCGCAGACCTTCAACCGGCATCTCGCGGCCTTGTCGGGGATCTGGCCGTGGGCTCAGGCCAACGAGGTCGTCGCCAGAGGCCTGCCGTCGATCTTCGACGGGCTTCACGTCAACCTGAGGCGCACCAGAGGGCGGCATCACCAGGCCCGCGATGAGCGGCCGATGTGGGATCATGCCGAACTCGCCGCCGTGCTCAGCGCGCCCTTGTTTACCGGGATCCGAAGCCGCCGGAGCTGGAAGACGGTAGGCCCGTACGTCCCGCGCGACGAACGGTACTGGGGCATCCTCATCGGCTGTCACAGCGGCATGCGCCGTGGCGAGATTTTCCAGCTCCGCGTGCGGCACGTGGTTCAGGATGCCGAGACCGGGATCTGGCACTTCAATCTGCGGGAGAAGACCCTCGAGCTGAAAGCGGAGGGCAGTGCCCGGTGGGTGCCCCTCCATCAGAATCTGCTGAGACTGGGTTTGATCGAAGCGCTGGTGCAGGGCCGACGGGAAAACGATCTGCTGTTGCCTGAAGGCGAGGCCGGCGTCGAGGAAGCGGATGATCTCGACGATGGCGACGACGCGGCATACGGCAGCGCCTTCGGAAAGTGGTTTCAGCGCTTCAAGTCGGAGTACGGCGTGCGCAAGGATGTGGTGTTCCACTCGTTCCGGCACTCGGTGACAACTCTCCTGTGCAATGCCGGGGTTCAGCAAGAGTTCGTCGAAGAGCTGATCGGGCACGAGAGCCAGGCGAGACGCTCCGAGATGAAGCGTTACAACAAGGGCCAGACCTTGATGATGCTCAAGGAGGTGATCGATCGTCTCGTTCTGCCGATCGACATCGAAAGGATGGTCGACGCGGCGCGCGGCGGTGAGCCTCGTCCGGCATTCCGGCCGAGCCGGTAG
- a CDS encoding acyl-CoA thioester hydrolase/BAAT C-terminal domain-containing protein, whose amino-acid sequence MLHVVNRPLSGLGQSYGPPGDGPFPTVMVLHGSEGAWSGYSYLTAAILAAHGFLAVPFGYSVGGDVWNAGDIREVALDRTAEALAMLHNLPLSSKVGLYGVSRGAEHALLVTSLMVRDGVAGLPDAVAVHAAPDVICGAFIAASYRDSGDPGWRSWDPAERAWTWRGSSDALLPTMPIEIERYAGPLFLSHGTLDAMWSVAMTQRLEARLLRAARTPEVHLLAGQDHNPHGEDENEHHRRLITFLRQALGTA is encoded by the coding sequence ATGCTACATGTCGTCAATCGTCCGCTATCCGGCCTCGGGCAATCCTATGGACCGCCCGGCGATGGGCCGTTCCCGACCGTGATGGTTCTCCACGGCTCGGAGGGGGCGTGGTCGGGGTACAGCTACCTGACGGCTGCCATCTTGGCGGCTCATGGATTTCTGGCCGTCCCGTTTGGCTATTCGGTCGGAGGTGACGTGTGGAACGCGGGCGACATCCGAGAGGTCGCCCTGGACCGGACCGCCGAGGCCTTGGCCATGCTTCACAATCTGCCGCTGTCGAGCAAGGTCGGCCTCTACGGTGTCTCCCGCGGAGCCGAACACGCCTTACTCGTTACCTCTTTGATGGTGCGGGACGGCGTTGCCGGCCTGCCTGATGCCGTGGCCGTGCACGCCGCGCCGGACGTGATCTGCGGTGCCTTCATCGCTGCGAGTTATCGGGATAGCGGAGATCCCGGATGGCGGTCTTGGGACCCGGCGGAGCGGGCTTGGACGTGGCGCGGTTCGTCAGACGCTCTGCTGCCGACGATGCCCATCGAGATCGAACGGTATGCCGGCCCCCTGTTCCTCAGTCACGGCACGCTAGATGCGATGTGGTCAGTGGCGATGACGCAACGGCTCGAAGCACGCCTGCTGCGGGCAGCGCGAACCCCCGAAGTGCATCTGCTGGCGGGTCAGGACCATAACCCGCATGGCGAGGATGAGAACGAGCACCACCGCAGGCTCATTACGTTCCTGCGGCAAGCGCTGGGCACCGCTTAG
- a CDS encoding exodeoxyribonuclease VII large subunit, whose amino-acid sequence MRHHRFPAWKDTPPHQPHPGGDAPPRARHDRGSALEPDSLSADVHELRDVIGWLRQRLRGEHSVRACVLTVEAAGPDSYLLLLGEAQASLSYDPPRLKVRLDAPELVLIRAEHGVDFDPADLVNRTIAVQLRTGLRQRFGRGAGVQAKLMALLSLGQIPLEADIERECTLQRLRLEGARFGPDNWVEPEDLHHVALVVSEHGEARRDVEHVLQSLEGAGLLRLHRVWANFEGAGAERTLVEAFTRVRSLHAEYGLSATLVCRGGGPIEAFRPLNSYAIAHAATADRVPNLIVGLGHAGTPRTALDAVAARSEPTPTAAAMLVRHLVERTGLRAERALAAFEAAIEEDLGAASRIALARATTAFDMALQDLVTAAEARLRQLDRAVEQSLLLGLSAAVGGITRKEPDADPVEVDPLGDTEDDAALSAALVLVIATDTGCIVTSAQDLSAGLPLLLQFPDGAVPVQVEPFSFTAH is encoded by the coding sequence ATGCGACATCACCGATTTCCCGCCTGGAAGGACACGCCGCCACACCAGCCTCATCCCGGCGGCGACGCGCCACCGCGCGCCCGTCACGACCGCGGCAGCGCACTCGAACCCGACTCACTCTCCGCCGACGTGCACGAACTGCGCGACGTGATCGGCTGGCTGCGCCAGCGGCTGCGCGGCGAACACAGCGTGCGGGCCTGCGTCCTCACGGTCGAGGCCGCCGGTCCCGACAGCTATCTCCTCTTGCTCGGCGAAGCGCAGGCGAGCCTGAGCTACGATCCACCGCGCCTGAAGGTCCGTCTCGATGCCCCCGAGCTCGTCCTAATCCGAGCGGAGCATGGCGTTGACTTCGATCCGGCCGACCTCGTCAACCGTACCATCGCGGTTCAGTTACGCACCGGCCTGCGTCAGCGGTTCGGCCGCGGAGCCGGCGTCCAAGCCAAGCTCATGGCCCTGCTCTCGCTCGGGCAGATCCCGCTCGAAGCAGACATTGAGCGCGAGTGCACGCTGCAGCGCCTGAGGCTCGAGGGAGCCCGTTTCGGGCCGGACAACTGGGTCGAGCCGGAGGATCTCCATCATGTTGCGCTCGTCGTCTCAGAGCATGGCGAGGCGCGGCGCGACGTCGAGCACGTGCTGCAGTCGCTCGAAGGGGCCGGCCTCCTCCGCCTCCACCGGGTGTGGGCCAACTTCGAGGGTGCCGGGGCCGAGCGCACGTTGGTCGAAGCGTTTACCCGCGTCAGGAGCCTGCATGCCGAGTACGGCCTGTCGGCGACCTTGGTCTGCCGCGGCGGTGGGCCGATCGAAGCATTCCGTCCGCTCAACAGCTACGCGATCGCGCATGCTGCGACAGCAGATCGGGTGCCGAACCTGATCGTCGGCCTCGGCCATGCCGGCACGCCGCGCACCGCCCTCGATGCAGTGGCGGCGCGCTCCGAGCCGACTCCGACGGCGGCGGCGATGCTGGTGCGCCACCTCGTCGAGCGCACCGGGCTCCGGGCCGAGCGCGCGCTCGCCGCTTTTGAGGCTGCGATCGAGGAGGATCTCGGGGCGGCCAGCCGCATCGCCCTGGCACGAGCCACGACCGCCTTCGACATGGCGCTGCAAGATCTCGTCACCGCGGCCGAAGCACGACTGCGACAGCTCGATCGGGCCGTCGAGCAGAGCCTACTGCTGGGATTGAGCGCGGCAGTCGGCGGGATCACGCGGAAAGAACCAGATGCCGATCCCGTCGAGGTGGATCCTCTCGGTGACACCGAGGACGACGCAGCCCTGAGCGCAGCCCTGGTGCTGGTGATCGCGACCGATACGGGCTGCATCGTCACCAGCGCCCAGGATCTCTCAGCGGGCCTGCCGCTGCTGCTGCAGTTCCCGGACGGCGCCGTACCGGTCCAGGTCGAACCTTTCTCTTTCACCGCCCACTGA